In Musa acuminata AAA Group cultivar baxijiao chromosome BXJ3-9, Cavendish_Baxijiao_AAA, whole genome shotgun sequence, a single genomic region encodes these proteins:
- the LOC103997148 gene encoding beta-glucosidase 6-like — MLLERSLVFVILLVVFGAEKSLAQSGGLSRGSFPKGFVFGTASSSYQYEGAVKEDGRGRTVWDAFAHSFGKVIDFSNADVAVDQYHRFHEDIQLMKDMGMDAYRFSIAWSRIFPNGTGVVNQAGIDHYNKLIDALLANGIEPYVTLYHWDLPQALADRYNGWLDRQIIEDYANYAETCFKAFGDRVKHWMTLNEPHTFAVQGFDVGLQAPGRCSIPLLLFCRAGNSATEPYVVAHNVLLSHATVSDIYRRKYKQNQQGSVGIAFDAMWFEPMSDSPTDIDATQRAQDFQFGWFMDPLFFGDYPSSMRTRVGNRLPKFSTAEAALVKGSLDFVGVNHYTTYYAKHNSTNIIGILLNDTLADSGAITLPFKDGKAIGDRASSIWLYIVPQGIRRLMNYIKQRYGNPVVIITENGMDDFNNPFISIKDALKDDKRIRYHNDYLSNLSASIRQDGCNVQGYFAWSLLDNWEWAAGYTSRFGLYFIDYNDNLKRYPKNSVDWFKKLLKSA; from the exons ATGTTGTTGGAGAGAAGTCTTGTTTTTGTGATTCTTCTGGTGGTGTTTGGGGCAGAGAAGAGTTTGGCACAGAGTGGAGGACTGAGCAGAGGGAGTTTTCCCAAGGGGTTCGTCTTTGGAACTGCTTCATCATCTTACCAG TACGAAGGAGCAGTGAAGGAGGATGGAAGAGGGAGAACGGTGTGGGATGCCTTTGCTCATTCCTTCG GGAAGGTGATCGATTTCAGCAACGCCGACGTCGCTGTTGATCAATACCATCGGTTCCAT GAGGATATTCAACTTATGAAAGACATGGGAATGGATGCTTATAGGTTTTCTATCGCATGGTCACGAATTTTCCCAA ATGGTACTGGTGTGGTTAATCAGGCAGGGATCGACCATTACAATAAGTTAATCGATGCTTTGCTAGCTAATG GGATCGAACCGTATGTGACTCTATATCACTGGGACCTTCCTCAAGCCTTAGCTGATAGATACAATGGATGGCTTGATCGCCAGATTAT AGAGGACTATGCAAACTATGCAGAGACATGCTTTAAGGCATTTGGGGACAGAGTCAAGCACTGGATGACCCTTAATGAGCCCCACACCTTCGCAGTTCAAGGCTTTGATGTGGGACTGCAAGCCCCCGGCCGCTGCTCCATTCCCCTTCTGTTGTTCTGCAGAGCAGGGAATTCAGCAACAGAGCCATATGTTGTTGCCCATAATGTTCTTCTCTCACATGCCACTGTATCTGACATCTACAGGAGGAAGTACAAG CAAAATCAACAAGGATCAGTTGGCATAGCTTTTGATGCAATGTGGTTTGAACCCATGTCAGATTCCCCCACTGACATTGATGCCACCCAAAGAGCACAAGACTTTCAGTTTGGATG GTTCATGGATCCACTGTTCTTTGGGGATTATCCAAGTTCAATGAGGACAAGAGTCGGAAACAGGCTACCCAAGTTCTCCACAGCTGAGGCTGCTCTGGTTAAGGGGTCATTGGATTTTGTGGGAGTAAACCATTACACCACATACTATGCCAAGCATAATTCAACCAATATAATTGGAATACTCCTCAATGATACCCTCGCAGATTCTGGTGCCATCACTCTTC CTTTCAAGGATGGAAAGGCAATTGGAGATAGG GCTTCTTCGATATGGCTCTACATTGTACCTCAAGGGATAAGAAGGTTGATGAACTACATCAAGCAGAGGTATGGAAATCCTGTGGTTATCATCACAGAGAACG GGATGGATGATTTCAACAATCCATTTATCTCGATTAAGGACGCTCTCAAGGACGATAAGCGAATCAGATACCACAATGATTATCTATCGAACTTGTCTGCCTCCATAAG GCAAGATGGCTGCAATGTGCAGGGGTACTTTGCGTGGTCTCTTCTCGACAACTGGGAATGGGCCGCAGGATACACATCTAGATTTGGCCTCTACTTCATAGATTACAATGACAACCTTAAGAGATATCCGAAGAACTCAGTCGACTGGTTCAAGAAGCTGCTGAAGTCTGCCTGA
- the LOC135649997 gene encoding agamous-like MADS-box protein AGL29 has product MGRRKLPFTMIDKKSRRQITFSKRRKGLYRKASYLCSQGYDMAIIAMSSVGNAFAFANPDIDTVIRRYVRDGHPIDSGKEEEGGGEVAAVVPVDSPATTLGVLHGSGPTLDLVTTPKAGKEAATSSRMIGEETVTKASILEDQRFWWNKSLDHLRVEDLRELEKAMVELRNKAQERADLILRSTTLSLGRL; this is encoded by the coding sequence ATGGGAAGGCGAAAGCTCCCCTTCACGATGATCGACAAGAAGAGCCGCCGGCAGATAACCTTCTCCAAGCGCCGCAAGGGGCTGTACAGGAAGGCGTCCTACCTCTGCTCTCAAGGCTACGACATGGCCATCATTGCCATGTCTTCCGTCGGCAACGCCTTCGCCTTCGCAAACCCCGATATCGACACCGTCATCCGCCGCTACGTACGCGATGGGCATCCCATCGACTcgggcaaagaagaagaaggaggaggagaggttgCAGCAGTAGTGCCAGTAGACAGCCCAGCCACGACTTTGGGCGTTTTGCATGGCAGCGGCCCAACGCTGGATCTGGTTACGACGCCCAAAGCCGGCAAAGAAGCCGCGACGAGCAGCAGGATGATCGGAGAAGAAACGGTGACGAAGGCCAGCATACTGGAAGACCAACGGTTCTGGTGGAACAAGTCGCTCGATCATCTCAGGGTGGAGGATCTGCGAGAGCTCGAGAAGGCGATGGTGGAGCTGCGGAACAAGGCGCAAGAACGTGCAGATCTTATCTTGAGATCGACGACGCTCAGCCTCGGGCGATTATAA